The DNA region GACCAGGTGACCACCGCGGTCCAGTCCGACGAACTCGACTACCAGGGACCGGGTGCGGCTCCGATCGGTGGCCGTGCGGCCGACCACGCACGGGTGAACGGATCGCATGCGGTCGGTGACGTCCGCGATGATCGTCAAGGGCGTGACACGACCCATGGACTGACTCCCGCGTCGGGCGAGCCCGAGTTCGGCGAGGCGGCAGCTGTCGTGATGGGGATCCCGGCAGGTGATCTTTCTCCGACCGATCTCGGCGAACAGCGCTCCGACTGGGTCGCGGAACCCGCCACGATCCCGCCGGGTGACGTGTCGCCCACCGAACCCGCGCCCGTGGTGGCCCCGGCCTGGTCGTCCGCCGACGACGAGCCTGGGGTCGAAGCGGCTGTCGACCGGGTTCGGGAGCGGCTCGCCGGGTTGGGGATCGCTGAATCCCGATACCGGATCGGCGCGACCCCGGACGTGCCCGGGTGGGCGATGGTGCGGACCGCCGAGGGGTGGCGGGTCGGCTGGTTCGATCGGGAGTTTGTGTCCTCCGCGGTGTTCGCGGGCGCGACGGACGCGGGGGCTTTCCTGGTCGGCAAGCTGTTGTTCGACGAGCAGACCGCTGAGGGACCCGCGACTGTGCGGGCTTCGCTGGCCGACCTCGTGGACGACGATGACGACTACGACCACCGCGCCCGGCGGGCGGTGCCGCCGACCGGAGACGAGTTGTTCCGGCCGACGCTGCCGGTGGAGAAGGCTCAGGAGTTGTTCCAGCCGACCATGGCCGCGCCCGCGCCGGTGTTCGACGACGAGGACGAAGACGAGTACCAGCGCAGCCGCACCGCGCCGAGGCCGACGCCGCGGCAGGTGGAGGTGCCGCGGAAGCCGCAGGACTGGCCGATCCAGCCGCGGCCGGGTGAGCCGCCGCTGACATTGTTCCGCGGCAAAGCGATCACCGAGTTGGCACCGGGCACCGAGATCGACCGCTACGGCGAGCCCGGCGGCAACCTGACCTACCTCGCGGGCACCCCATTCGAGCGGCGCTCGCTGGTACCCGATTGGGTGACGCGGCCGTATCGGGCCTATCGGGTGATGCGCGCGACGGAAGCCCTGACCGGCATCGCTATCCCGTGGTTCGAGCAGCCTGGCGGTGGGACGGCGTTCATTCTGGCCCGCTCGATCGCGGAACTGCTGGAGAGTGGACACCTCGTCGAGATCCCCGGCCGGGAGCCCCCGACGCGTCCGCACTAGTCGATTCGGAGGCCGTGGGCCACGGCGAAGGCGATGGCCGTGTCGAGGTCCACGCGGGCGCCGCGGAAGCTGGCGTGGACCAGGCCGTCGGCGGTGATGCGGGCGCCGCGGAGGTCGGCGTTGTCGAGTTGGGTGCCCCGCAGGCGCGCGTCGGTGAGGTCGGCGTCGCGCAGGTCGGTGTCGCGCAGGTCGGCGTCGGTGAGGTTCGCCTCGCGGAAGCGCAGGCCCGACAGCGTGGTCTTGCGCAGCGCGGCGCCCGCGAGGGCGACCAGGGTGAGGTCGGTGTCGCGTACGGTCCACGGGCGCAGGCGGCAGTCGAGGAAGGTCGACCCGATCAGGCTGCAGCCGACGAACTCGCTGAACATCAGCGTCGCGCGGTCGAACTTGCACGACCGGAACGCCGACGTGCGGTGGCGCGACTCCCCCAGGTCGGCGCGGGAGAAGTCGCAGTTGGTGAACGTGCAGCCGGTGGTGACCAGGCCGCGCAGGTCGGCGTCGGTGAAGTCGCAGTCGGTGAAGTGCCGCTGGTCCCACTCTTGGCCGTGCAGGTCGCAGTCGCGGTAGTCCTCGCCGGTTTCCACCCGCCCAGCCTGCCACGGCCCGCTCAGCGGAAGTCACGCGACTTGGCCGGGATGCGCAGATCCAACTGCTGCAACCGGTCGGCGTAGAGGCTCACCACCCCCTCGACACTCTCCACCACGCCCCGCACCAGCAGGGCCGAGCTGTTGCGCGCGACCCGGCGGTACCGGGCCCACAAGCCGGGCGAACACACCACGTTGACCATGCCGGTCTCGTCCTCGATGTTGAGGAAGGTGACCCCGCCCGCGGTCTGCGGGCGCTGCCGGTGGGTGACCGCGCCGCCGAGCAGGACCCGGGATCCTGTCTCCACTTTGGACAGTTCGGCCGCGGTCAGCGCGCCGAGTCGGACCAGTCGCTCGCGCAGGAACTGGGTCGGGAAGCTGTCCGGCGACAGCCCAGTGGCCCACACGTCGGCGACCGCGAGTTCGACCTCGTCCATCCCCGGTAATCGGGGCGCGGTGACGCCGACCGCGGTGCCCGGCAGCCGGTCCGGGCGTTCAGCCGCCGCCGCGCCCGCCGCCCACAGGGCCTCGCGGCGCTCGACGCCGAAGCAGCTGAACGCGCCCGCGGTGGACAGCGCCTCCATCTGCGGGCGGGTGAGCTGGACGCGGCGGGCCAGGTCGACCATGTCCCGGTACGGGGTCTCGCGTTCGGCGATGACGCGGTCGGCCAGGTCGGTGCCGATCAGGCGGACCGCGCCCAGCCCCAGGCGGACCGCCTGCTCGGACGATCCCGGTTCGACCGGTTCGAGGGTGGCGTGGGCGAGGCTGGCGTTGATGTCGGGGCCGCGCACGGTGACCCCGTGTCTTCGCGCGTCGGCGACCAGGGACTGCGGCGAGTAGAACCCCATCGGCTGGGCGCGCAGCAGGGCGGCGCAGAACGCGGCCGGGTAGTAGAGCTTGAACCAGGC from Alloactinosynnema sp. L-07 includes:
- a CDS encoding pentapeptide repeat-containing protein; translated protein: METGEDYRDCDLHGQEWDQRHFTDCDFTDADLRGLVTTGCTFTNCDFSRADLGESRHRTSAFRSCKFDRATLMFSEFVGCSLIGSTFLDCRLRPWTVRDTDLTLVALAGAALRKTTLSGLRFREANLTDADLRDTDLRDADLTDARLRGTQLDNADLRGARITADGLVHASFRGARVDLDTAIAFAVAHGLRID